Below is a genomic region from Hylemonella gracilis.
ATGGGGTCGACCGCTGAATAGTTGAGGAAGAGCACGCGCCGGGCGGGGTCGCGCTCGTTGTGCTTGTCGATGGCGTCGATCAACGCCGCCGCCACCGACGAGCTGTTGCCCTGCATGATGTACCGCGCGCCATCGTCGACCGCGGCGCGCAGGGCGGCCAGCGCCTCCTCGGTCTGGCCCTTGCTGTCGTAACGGCGCAGCTCGAACTGCAGACCGCCACGGGCGTTCACACGCTCGACCGCCCAGACCAGGTTGCGGAACACGGCCTCGCCCGCGTTGCCCAGGGGACCGCTCAGACCCTCGATCACGGCGACACGAACCGGCGGTGCCGACGACGCAGTTGCCGTCGGCGCGACGGGCTGCGCGTAGGCCGCAACGGCTACAGATAGGGCCGCGATGGCCAGCTTCAAGACCCGGGTGAACATGCTTTTGTGCAAGGCGAACTCTCTTGAAAAACAGGGCCGCGCCAACAGATGTGGGCCATGCGGCAATCGTGGTTGAAAGCCGCGCAGTGTAAGGGCTGCATGCATGCGCGTCGTGTGCACGGGCCCGCCCATTTTCACCTCAGGAGTAAACCATGCTGTTCGTTCCCACTCTGCGTCGTTCCGCCTTTGCCCCCTCCCTGCGCGCGTTCGACCGCTCGCTCGACCGGGTTTTCGACAACGCCGTGCGCAATCGCCTCTTCGGTGAAGCCGCTGAGGCCACGCAGGACGACAAGTTCATCGAACTGACCTTCGACATGCCGGGCGTCGCCCGCGAGCAGCTGTCCATCGGCATCGAAGGCAAGGTCGTGCGCATCGAAACCTTGCCCGAAGCCAAGCGTCAATACAAGGCCGCCTATGAGCTGACCCAGGACATCGACGCGAGCGCCAGCGAGGCCAAGCTCGAAAACGGCGTGCTCACGCTCAAGCTGTCCAAGGTTCAACCCCAGGACCGCAGCGTCAAACTGACGATCAACTAACGGATACCGACCGGCCGCGTGCAATGCGCGGCCCGGGCGCGGCCACCATGCCCCCGGTCTTGCGGCGTGGCGGTCCGCGCACCTTGCATGACTGGCCTCTGCCCGGCGTCCAGCCATTCGTTCAACGCCGCGGCAACGGCCTAGCTTGGTTGAAGCGTCATGCGCTTCGCGTCAGGCCGCGGCGGCACTGATCGCGTCCAGCGGCCAGCGCGGCTTGACCTCGAAGCTGTAGGCCCGGCCGGCCTGCTGCCGTCCGGATTGCAGGCGCATGGCGGCAGCGAGCGCGATCATCGCGCCGTTGTCGGTGCACAGATGCAGCTCGGGATAGTGCACGCGCACTTGCCCCCCCTTGCGCCGGGGGTTGGCGCAGGCAGCGTTGAGCTGCTCGCGCAACGCCTTGTTGGCGCCCACGCCACCCGCCACGACGAGGCGCTTGAGCCCTGTGGTTTCCAGCGCGGCCAAAGACTTCTTCACCAGCACCTCCACGATGGCTGCCTGCGTGGACGCCGCGAGATCGGCCTTGCGCATTTCAAATTCAGCGCTCGAGATCTGCTGCAAACGCTGCGACTGCGTGAGCACCGCCGTCTTCAAGCCCGCAAAGGAAAAATCCAGGTCACCGCTGTGCAGCAGCGGACGAGGCAACTTGAAGGCCAGGGCATCTCCCTGTTCCGCCAACTTCGCCAGCGCCGGACCGCCCGGGTAACCCAGGCCCATCAGCTTGGCCGATTTGTCGAAGGCTTCGCCCGCGGCGTCGTCGATGGTTTCACCCAGCAATAGGTACTGCCCCACGCCATCCACGCGCATCAGTTGCGTGTGTCCTCCAGAGACCAACAGGGCCACGAAGGGAAACTCCGGCGGGTCGGCGCTCAGAAAAGGCGAGAGCAAATGACCCTCCAGGTGGTGCACGCCCAGCACCGGCTTGCCCAGGGCCGCGCCCAATGCGCAAGCCACGCCCGCGCCCACCAGCAGGGCACCTGCAAGGCCGGGGCCGCGTGTGTAAGCCACCACCTCGATATCGGCCAGCGCGCGGCCGGCCTCACGCATCACTTGGTCCGTCAGCGGCAGCACGCGCCGGATGTGATCACGGCTGGCCAGCTCAGGCACCACGCCACCGTAGGCCTGGTGCATGGCGATCTGGCTGTGCAAGGCATGGGCCAGCAGCTGGGGCGCGTTCTGGCCACGGGTCTCGACCAGGGCCACGCCGGTCTCGTCGCAGGAGGATTCGATGCCGAGGATGAGCGTGGCGGGCGCGAGCGGGGACGGAAGGGGAAGATCGGACATGGCCCGCAGTTTAGGGCCTGGCCCAAACCCGCGCGGGCTCAGGCGAATCCAAGAATTCGTTCGAGATTGATGCTGACTTTCACCTCGCTGCGCTCAAGCGCTCGCGCCACACGCAAGCCCGGCAGCGCGGTGTCGCGCACGATGAAACGCGAGAGGGCAATGCCATCAGAGTTGACCAGGACCAGCACCTTGGGCGTGGTCGTGATCTGCCCCCGCTTGACCACGATGGCCACTTCCCCGGTCTCCAACTGCACGAAAGAGCCCGGTGTGTGAATGCCCACGGCCTTGATCAAGGCCGCGCCCGCCGGGTCGATCTGCTTGTTTTCATCGAAGTAGATGGCCTGCATGGCCCGCGCCGCGACCAGGGGCGCGCGCGTGGCGCGGGGAGCGCGGCGCGCACCGAAGGAATCCGCCCGCTGAATCAGGTGGGCCATGCGTTCCGCCCAGGGCACTTCGTTGCCCAGGCCACCGGCGAACGAAGCATGGTGCAGGCGCACGGCTTCCAGCCAGTCAGGGTCGGTCACGCCCGCCCGATGCAACTGGCTCATGGAGCGCGAGGCGTGGTTCGAGACGTGGATCTTCTGCTCAGGCGTCAGCACCGTGGTCTGACGCGCCAGCGTGTCCTGCAGATCCGTCATGCCGACGTTCATGGACAGGGCCGCCAGGCTCAGCGTGCGCTCCTTCTCCTCGGGCCAGCTCAGTACGTTGCGCGCCGCCAGTCCGCACATGACGCTGACCAGCATGGCGTGCGTCGCGCTGTAGAAACGCACCTCGATGGTCGACAGGTAGAACAGGGCCAGCAAGGCCGCGTCGGGGTTGGCGATGGCCAGTTCACGCAGGTGGTCGTGAAAGCGGATCAAGCGCGGCAGAAATCGGGGGTCGTCCGGCAGACGCAGCAGAACATTGGCTTCCTCTTGATAGTCGTACCAGTTCTGACCGCGCGGCCGCAGGATGTGGCCATCACCTCCCGAGTCATCCCAGGCGCCGGCATGGTCTTCCGCCGCGTCGATGAACAGCTGTCGTCCACGAAAAACCAGACGTTCCAGGACGTCGCGTTGCGCCAACTGACCGCGGTAAGCCAGGATCTGGCCGTCTTCATTGCGTAGGTGAAAGGGCAAGGGCTCACCCTCCCGGATCCCCGTGATGTTCACGGGGACCAATGCTTTCTCTGCAGCCATCTTGTCCAGACCTTTCTTCTGTCCCGATTCCCTTGCCCATGCCCCGATCGACTCGCGCGTTTTGGGGCCAAAAAGAATACATCAAGGTGTATGCCAAGCCGGGTGCTGGAGCATGAGACAAATCAATCGCCGATGGCAAGCAGATTGACGGTTACACCGAAGGAAGGTGCGCGGCACTTACACTGCGGCCCCATGCAGCAGTTCGATGTGGTGGTAATCGGGGCGGGCGCGGCCGGCCTGTTTTGCGCGGGTGTGGCCGGACAACGCGGCCTCAAGGTCCTGTTGATCGACCATGCCGCCAAGGTGGCCGAGAAGATCCGCATCTCCGGCGGTGGGCGTTGCAACTTCACCAACCGTGATCTGGACCCGCGCGCGCCGCACAAGCACTACCTCGGTGCAAACCCGGATTTCTGCCGCTCGGCGCTGGCGCGTTACACCCCTGCGGACTTCATCGCGCTGCTTCAAGACGCGGGTATACCCTGGCACGAAAAACACAAAGGTCAGCTTTTTTGCGACCGCTCGGCCGACGACATCATCCAATTGCTGCTGCGCGAATGCGCGGCGGGGGGCGTGACGCACTGGCAACCCTGCGCTGTGCAGGCCGTGCGACACAGAACCGGCGACACACACGCGCCTGTTTACGAGCTCGACACCGAGCGCGGCCCGGTGCAATGCCACTCCCTCGTGGTCGCCACCGGGGGCCTGTCCATCCCCAAGGTCGGCGCGACGGACTTTGGCCATCGCCTGGCCCGGCAATTCGGACTGAATATCGTCGTGCCGCGTCCGGCCCTGGTACCGCTGACCTTCGACGGCGCGGCCTGGGGCCCTTACGCCGGTTTGGCGGGCCTGGCTCTGCCGGTGCGAATCGAGGTCGCCCCCCCTGTCCCCGAGGCCGAGCCCGAGCGCGCGAACGGTCCCCTGAAGCGGCCCGGTGGCAAGGGGCGCCCGCAAGGCACGGCCTTCCTGGAAGATCTGCTGTTCACCCACCGGGGGCTTTCGGGTCCCGCAGTGCTGCAGATCTCCAGCTACTGGCAGACCGGCACGCCCCTGCGCGTCGACCTGCTGCCGGGACAGAACATCGGCGCCCACTTGGTCGAAGCCAAGCAACAGTCACGCAAGCTGCTCGTCACGGAACTGGCCGCCCTGCTGCCCACCCGCCTGGCCGAAGCCTGGACCGCGCAGGACCCGGCCTGGCAGCGACCGGTGGCGGATACCAGTGACAAGGCGCTCGCCGCCCTGGCCGAACGGCTGACGCGTTGGATGCTGACGCCCACTGGCAGCGAAGGGTATGCCAAGGCCGAGGTCACGGCGGGTGGCGTGGACACACGGGAACTCAGCAGCCAGACTCTGGAAGCGCGCGCGCAGCCAGGTCTGTATTTCATCGGTGAGGTGGTGGACGTCACGGGCTGGCTGGGCGGCTACAACTTCCAGTGGGCCTGGGCCAGCGCCCATGCCTGCGCCATGGCCCTAGTTCCCACACCGCGCTGAAGCAGACGTGCGACGAGTCCAAGCCCCCGTGCACTCCTTTGTCCGAGGAGTGGCGATTCCAGGACTGCGGC
It encodes:
- a CDS encoding Hsp20/alpha crystallin family protein, translating into MLFVPTLRRSAFAPSLRAFDRSLDRVFDNAVRNRLFGEAAEATQDDKFIELTFDMPGVAREQLSIGIEGKVVRIETLPEAKRQYKAAYELTQDIDASASEAKLENGVLTLKLSKVQPQDRSVKLTIN
- the tsaD gene encoding tRNA (adenosine(37)-N6)-threonylcarbamoyltransferase complex transferase subunit TsaD, coding for MSDLPLPSPLAPATLILGIESSCDETGVALVETRGQNAPQLLAHALHSQIAMHQAYGGVVPELASRDHIRRVLPLTDQVMREAGRALADIEVVAYTRGPGLAGALLVGAGVACALGAALGKPVLGVHHLEGHLLSPFLSADPPEFPFVALLVSGGHTQLMRVDGVGQYLLLGETIDDAAGEAFDKSAKLMGLGYPGGPALAKLAEQGDALAFKLPRPLLHSGDLDFSFAGLKTAVLTQSQRLQQISSAEFEMRKADLAASTQAAIVEVLVKKSLAALETTGLKRLVVAGGVGANKALREQLNAACANPRRKGGQVRVHYPELHLCTDNGAMIALAAAMRLQSGRQQAGRAYSFEVKPRWPLDAISAAAA
- a CDS encoding HD-GYP domain-containing protein encodes the protein MNITGIREGEPLPFHLRNEDGQILAYRGQLAQRDVLERLVFRGRQLFIDAAEDHAGAWDDSGGDGHILRPRGQNWYDYQEEANVLLRLPDDPRFLPRLIRFHDHLRELAIANPDAALLALFYLSTIEVRFYSATHAMLVSVMCGLAARNVLSWPEEKERTLSLAALSMNVGMTDLQDTLARQTTVLTPEQKIHVSNHASRSMSQLHRAGVTDPDWLEAVRLHHASFAGGLGNEVPWAERMAHLIQRADSFGARRAPRATRAPLVAARAMQAIYFDENKQIDPAGAALIKAVGIHTPGSFVQLETGEVAIVVKRGQITTTPKVLVLVNSDGIALSRFIVRDTALPGLRVARALERSEVKVSINLERILGFA
- a CDS encoding NAD(P)/FAD-dependent oxidoreductase, coding for MQQFDVVVIGAGAAGLFCAGVAGQRGLKVLLIDHAAKVAEKIRISGGGRCNFTNRDLDPRAPHKHYLGANPDFCRSALARYTPADFIALLQDAGIPWHEKHKGQLFCDRSADDIIQLLLRECAAGGVTHWQPCAVQAVRHRTGDTHAPVYELDTERGPVQCHSLVVATGGLSIPKVGATDFGHRLARQFGLNIVVPRPALVPLTFDGAAWGPYAGLAGLALPVRIEVAPPVPEAEPERANGPLKRPGGKGRPQGTAFLEDLLFTHRGLSGPAVLQISSYWQTGTPLRVDLLPGQNIGAHLVEAKQQSRKLLVTELAALLPTRLAEAWTAQDPAWQRPVADTSDKALAALAERLTRWMLTPTGSEGYAKAEVTAGGVDTRELSSQTLEARAQPGLYFIGEVVDVTGWLGGYNFQWAWASAHACAMALVPTPR